The Candidatus Fukatsuia endosymbiont of Tuberolachnus salignus nucleotide sequence GAATTATCGCTCTTCGGGACGAATTCTTAACGTTGCTAATATCCTGATCGCCAATAATCCCCATATTTTTGAAAAACAGCTTTTTTCTGCACTGGCTTATGGTGAGGTATTAAAAGTTATTACCGCCAATAACGAAAATAATGAAGCTGAACGGGTGGTGGGTGAGCTAATCACACATCACTTTGTCAACAAAACACGTTATCGCGATTACGCTATTTTGTATCGAGGGAATCACCAATCACGGTTGCTGGAAAAAGCGCTAATACAAAATCGTATCCCTTGTCGAATTTCTGGCGGTGATTCTTTTTTTTCTCGACCTGAAATTAAAGATATTCTTGCTTATCTACGAGTGTTGACTAATCCTGAAGACGACAGTGCATTTTTACGCATCGTGAATACGCCTAAACGTGAGATCGGTTCAGTAACTGTCCAAAAATTAGGCGAGTGGGCGAGTTTACGTAACAAAAGTCTGTTTTATGCTAGCTGTGATCTGGGGTTAACTCAGCATCTTAGCGGTCGTGGTCTGGAATCACTACAACACTTTACTCAATGGATGGCCGGGATTATACCGCTGGTGGAGCGAGATCCGAATGCAGCAGTACGGTTTTTGCGCAATGGTATCGACTATGAAAACTGGCTGTGTGCGACCTCTCCTAGCCCACTCGCCGCAGAAATGCGCATAAAAAATATCAATCTGTTGTTTGGGTGGATGAGCGAAATGTTGGCAGGTTCTGATCTGCATGAGGCAATGACGCTAGCACAGGTAGTCACACGTTTTACTTTACGTGACATGATGGAAAAGAACGACAGTAACGAAGAAGATGATCAGGTGCAATTGATGACTCTACATGCGTCTAAAGGGCTGGAATTTCCTTATGTGTTTTTAGTCGGGATGGAAGAGGGGTTACTGCCGCATCAAAATAGTATTGATGGAGGCAATGTGGATGAAGAACGGCGTTTGGCCTACGTGGGTATTACCCGGGCGCAGCGAGAGCTATTTTTCACCTTATGCAAGGAGCGGCGTCAATATGGCGAGCCGATACTCTCTGAACCCAGTCGTTTCCTGCTGGAGTTACCGCAGGACGATCTTGACTGGGAATCAGAGCGAAAAGTGGTGACTCCAGAAGAAAGGATCAGCAAAGGGCTGTCTCATTTGGCACGGCTGCGCGCTCAGTTGGCGGATGCCAAAAAATAATCGTTATAATGATGTTCAAACGAGGAAAATCCTATATATTTCATGGTTATTTACTGTGGTGTAAATCGACGCAAATGTTCTATTGTCGCTAACCAGGCGGCCAGCCAACCGATCATGGCAGAAATAAGCAGTAATAATAGACTTTCATCCCAGCTAAGCCCCTGTAAACTAAAAGCCGTTCCAAAGACACTGGCCACCTGTGTCACCACCCCGCCTAGTTTCCATACTAGCGCGCTAGATAAAACTAACGATAATGTTGCACCGCCCAGGCCCAATATAACACCGCCATTGAGGAAGGGTCGTAAAATAAATCCATCAGTGGCACCAATTAGTTTCATCACATTGATCGTGTCACGACGGCTGAAAATACTTAAACGCACACTGTTACCGATCACCAAAAATACCGCAACCACCATCAATACACCCACTATTGCAACTATTTGACCGATTAGCCCAGTTAGTGCGGTTAAGCGAGCAAACCAGCTATCATCCATACGAACTTCTGCTACACCTATCACTTTACTTACTCGTTCGCGCAGAGTATGTAACATTTCTGAACTCTGAAAATTCAGTTTCGGTGTGATTATCGCGACTGCAGGCAATGGATTTTCTTCCAACATATCCAACGCCCCGCCAAAACCAGACCAGTTACGAAATTCGCTGACTGTTTCTTCTCGTGACAGATAATTCACTTTTTCAACTCCAGGCTCGGCTTTTAGTACAGTGATCACCTTTTCGGCAGCAGCATCATTGAGTGTTTTATCTAAATAAACGGTAAGCTGGGGCATGGGATACCATTGGGTGGCAGCCTGATGAATATTTTTCCAGACGATATAACACACACTTGGCAAAGTAAGCGAAATGGTAATCACCATTACCGTCAGTAACGTTGCCAGTGGTTGGCGCAACATATCCGTTAATGCATTTTTCCAGGCATATCGCCACTGAACATGCCAGCCTCCTCGTAGCGCCTTTATTTTCGCATTATTCGTCATGATGCGCTCCTGACATTCGCCCTTGACTTAATGTCAGAACTGGATATTTTCGCCGGGCGATCAATGAAGTATCATGAGTGGCGACCAATACAGTAACGCCCACACGGTTGAATTCTTCGAACAGCCGAATGATCCCTTGTGACAGGCTGTCATCCAGGTTACCTGTTGGTTCATCCGCCAATAACACCGCGGGTTTGTTCACCACGGCACGAGCAATACCCACCCGTTGTTGTTCACCACCAGAAAGCTGGATAGGAAAATTTTTGGCTTTATCCAACAAATCCACTTTATCCAGGGCAGCGGACACCCGCCGACGGATATCTTCGATGCTGGCACCGACAATAATCAGTGGCATAGCCACATTGTCATACACCGTCTGATCCAGTAACAAATGATGATCTTGAAAAATCATTCCGATTTGACGGCGTAGGAAAGGTACTTCATGGTTTTTCAGGCGACTAATATCGTGACCATCAAAC carries:
- the ftsX gene encoding permease-like cell division protein FtsX, with the protein product MTNNAKIKALRGGWHVQWRYAWKNALTDMLRQPLATLLTVMVITISLTLPSVCYIVWKNIHQAATQWYPMPQLTVYLDKTLNDAAAEKVITVLKAEPGVEKVNYLSREETVSEFRNWSGFGGALDMLEENPLPAVAIITPKLNFQSSEMLHTLRERVSKVIGVAEVRMDDSWFARLTALTGLIGQIVAIVGVLMVVAVFLVIGNSVRLSIFSRRDTINVMKLIGATDGFILRPFLNGGVILGLGGATLSLVLSSALVWKLGGVVTQVASVFGTAFSLQGLSWDESLLLLLISAMIGWLAAWLATIEHLRRFTPQ
- the ftsE gene encoding cell division ATP-binding protein FtsE is translated as MIRFEQVSKAYLGGRQALQGVDFHLQRAKMTFLTGHSGAGKSTLLKLICGIERPNAGHIWFDGHDISRLKNHEVPFLRRQIGMIFQDHHLLLDQTVYDNVAMPLIIVGASIEDIRRRVSAALDKVDLLDKAKNFPIQLSGGEQQRVGIARAVVNKPAVLLADEPTGNLDDSLSQGIIRLFEEFNRVGVTVLVATHDTSLIARRKYPVLTLSQGRMSGAHHDE
- the rep gene encoding DNA helicase Rep, whose amino-acid sequence is MQSNPRELNPRQQQAVEFVTGPCLVLAGAGSGKTRVIINKIAYLIRHCGYQQRHIAAVTFTNKAAREMKERIAQTLGKKETRGLIISTFHTLGLEIIRREYVALGIKANFSLFDAHDQMALLKELTQQWVAEDKTQLQQLITRISDWKNELQDPLTAVAQARCPQDKLFADCYSLYDAHLKACNVLDFDDLISLPTLLLKNNQEVRERWQNRLRYLLVDEYQDTNSSQYQMVKLLAGNRACFTVVGDDDQSIYSWRGARPQNMQRLNEDFPQLQVIKLEQNYRSSGRILNVANILIANNPHIFEKQLFSALAYGEVLKVITANNENNEAERVVGELITHHFVNKTRYRDYAILYRGNHQSRLLEKALIQNRIPCRISGGDSFFSRPEIKDILAYLRVLTNPEDDSAFLRIVNTPKREIGSVTVQKLGEWASLRNKSLFYASCDLGLTQHLSGRGLESLQHFTQWMAGIIPLVERDPNAAVRFLRNGIDYENWLCATSPSPLAAEMRIKNINLLFGWMSEMLAGSDLHEAMTLAQVVTRFTLRDMMEKNDSNEEDDQVQLMTLHASKGLEFPYVFLVGMEEGLLPHQNSIDGGNVDEERRLAYVGITRAQRELFFTLCKERRQYGEPILSEPSRFLLELPQDDLDWESERKVVTPEERISKGLSHLARLRAQLADAKK